In one window of Polaromonas naphthalenivorans CJ2 DNA:
- a CDS encoding IclR family transcriptional regulator, with protein sequence MATVRTKIPTEPSGSPAPTRTSPAPGDSYVQSFARGLEVIRSFSARSPRQTLTEVAGRTGLTRAGARRILLTLQTLGYVESDGKLFRLTPRMLDLGFAYLSSLPIWNLAEPVMEALVEEVKESCSAAVLDGTDIVYVLRVPTHKIMSISLGVGSRLPAYCTSMGRMLLSALPPDEMMQVLQASDRTARTRYTVTDVNELAAKIAQVRKQGWSLVNQELEEGLISMAAPITDRTGQTVAALNISGQANRTSAKVMQETMLPPLLAAAQAISQRLSLQRN encoded by the coding sequence ATGGCAACTGTGCGCACCAAAATCCCCACGGAACCTTCCGGCTCACCTGCGCCAACACGCACGTCGCCCGCGCCCGGCGACAGCTATGTGCAGTCCTTTGCGCGCGGCCTGGAAGTCATTCGTTCTTTCAGCGCCCGGTCGCCCCGGCAAACGCTCACCGAAGTGGCCGGTCGCACCGGGCTGACGCGTGCCGGTGCGCGGCGGATTTTGCTGACGCTGCAAACGCTGGGTTATGTGGAAAGCGACGGCAAGCTGTTTCGGCTGACGCCGCGCATGCTCGATCTGGGTTTTGCCTACCTGTCGTCGCTGCCGATCTGGAACTTGGCCGAACCCGTCATGGAAGCGCTCGTCGAGGAAGTGAAGGAGTCATGCTCGGCCGCCGTGCTGGATGGCACCGACATCGTCTATGTGCTGCGCGTGCCGACGCACAAGATCATGAGCATCAGCCTGGGCGTCGGTTCGCGGCTGCCGGCCTATTGCACGTCAATGGGACGCATGCTGCTGTCAGCCTTGCCGCCGGACGAAATGATGCAGGTGCTGCAAGCGTCAGACCGCACGGCGCGCACCCGCTACACGGTGACCGACGTGAACGAGCTGGCCGCCAAAATTGCACAGGTTCGCAAGCAGGGCTGGTCGCTGGTCAATCAGGAACTTGAAGAGGGATTGATTTCGATGGCGGCACCGATTACCGACCGCACCGGCCAGACGGTCGCGGCGCTCAACATCAGCGGCCAGGCCAATCGCACCAGCGCCAAGGTCATGCAGGAGA
- a CDS encoding 3-oxoacid CoA-transferase subunit A — translation MINKIALSVADALAGVKDGSTVLIGGFGTAGIPAELIDGLIAQGAKDLTVVNNNAGNGEAGLAALLKAGRVRKIICSFPRQADSQVFDALYRSGRIELELVPQGNLAERIRAAGAGIGAFFCPTAYGTELAQGKETREINGRHYVLEYPIHGDVALIKAERGDRWGNLTYRMSARNFGPVMATAARHTVATVHEIVELGALDPEAIVTPGIHVSKIVRIDHVATQAGGIKISAKSA, via the coding sequence ATGATTAACAAGATTGCCCTGTCGGTGGCCGATGCGCTTGCCGGTGTGAAAGACGGCTCGACCGTATTGATTGGCGGCTTCGGCACCGCCGGCATCCCGGCCGAGCTGATTGACGGCCTGATCGCGCAGGGCGCCAAAGACCTGACCGTCGTCAACAACAACGCCGGCAATGGCGAGGCCGGGCTGGCCGCGCTGCTCAAGGCCGGGCGCGTTCGCAAGATCATCTGCAGCTTCCCCCGCCAGGCCGACAGCCAGGTGTTTGACGCCCTGTACCGCAGCGGCCGCATCGAGCTCGAACTGGTGCCGCAAGGCAACCTGGCCGAGCGCATCCGCGCCGCCGGTGCCGGCATCGGCGCTTTCTTCTGCCCCACGGCCTACGGCACCGAACTGGCCCAGGGCAAGGAAACGCGCGAGATCAACGGCAGGCATTACGTCCTCGAATACCCGATTCATGGCGACGTGGCCCTGATCAAGGCCGAGCGCGGCGACCGCTGGGGCAACCTGACCTACCGCATGTCGGCGCGCAATTTCGGGCCGGTCATGGCCACGGCGGCCAGGCACACGGTCGCGACGGTGCATGAGATCGTGGAGTTGGGCGCGCTCGACCCCGAAGCCATCGTCACGCCGGGCATCCATGTCTCGAAGATCGTCAGGATTGACCACGTCGCCACCCAGGCCGGTGGCATCAAAATCAGTGCCAAATCGGCTTAA
- a CDS encoding 3-oxoacid CoA-transferase subunit B, whose product MSSYQKRSKQELARRVAQDIHDGAYVNLGIGMPTLVANHIPAGREVILHSENGILGMGPAPAAGAEDYDLINAGKQPVTLLAGGAYFHHADSFAMMRGGHLDICVLGAFQVSSTGDLANWSTGEPGSIPAVGGAMDLAIGAKQTWVMMDLLTKQGESKVVAQCSYPLTGIACVKRIYSELATLECTPDGLRLIDKVDGLEHAALEQLLGLPIAA is encoded by the coding sequence ATGAGTAGCTATCAAAAACGAAGCAAGCAGGAACTGGCCCGGCGCGTGGCGCAGGACATCCACGACGGCGCCTACGTCAACTTGGGCATCGGCATGCCGACGCTGGTCGCCAACCACATCCCGGCCGGGCGCGAGGTCATCCTGCACAGTGAAAACGGCATTCTCGGCATGGGGCCGGCGCCCGCTGCAGGAGCCGAAGACTACGACCTCATCAATGCCGGCAAGCAGCCCGTCACCCTGCTTGCGGGCGGCGCCTACTTTCACCATGCCGACAGCTTTGCGATGATGCGCGGCGGCCACCTTGACATCTGCGTGCTGGGCGCGTTCCAGGTGTCAAGCACGGGTGATCTGGCCAACTGGAGCACCGGCGAGCCGGGCTCGATTCCGGCCGTGGGCGGCGCCATGGACCTGGCCATCGGCGCCAAGCAGACCTGGGTCATGATGGACCTGCTGACCAAGCAAGGCGAGAGCAAGGTGGTGGCGCAGTGCAGCTATCCGCTCACCGGCATTGCCTGCGTCAAGCGCATCTACTCCGAACTGGCGACGCTGGAATGCACGCCGGACGGCCTCAGGCTCATCGACAAGGTTGATGGGCTGGAGCATGCCGCACTCGAACAGCTGCTCGGCCTGCCGATTGCCGCCTGA
- the pcaF gene encoding 3-oxoadipyl-CoA thiolase, with translation MTITQAFICDAIRTPFGRYGGALSSVRADDLGAIPIRALMARNPDVDWQMVADVIYGCANQAGEDNRNVARMSALLAGLPLEVPGGTVNRLCGSGLDALGTAARAIKSGEAGLMIAGGVESMSRAPFVMPKAESAFSRSNAVYDTTIGWRFVNKLMKAQYGVDSMPETAENVATDFNISRQDQDQMALSSQLRAVAAQQAGHLAREIVGVSIPQKKGDAILVDQDEHPRATSMDVLAKLKPIVRPDGTVTAGNASGVNDGACALLLADEASAARNGLTPRARIVGMATAGVAPRVMGIGPAPATQKVLALTGLTIAQMDVIELNEAFAAQGLAVLRMLGVPDDDPRVNAWGGAIALGHPLGASGARLATTAVNRLHQTGGRYALCTMCIGVGQGIAVILERV, from the coding sequence ATGACCATCACCCAAGCCTTTATCTGCGACGCCATCCGCACCCCTTTCGGCCGCTACGGCGGCGCCCTCTCAAGCGTTCGCGCCGACGACCTGGGCGCCATTCCCATCCGGGCGCTGATGGCGCGCAACCCGGACGTGGACTGGCAGATGGTTGCCGACGTGATCTACGGCTGCGCCAACCAGGCGGGCGAGGACAACCGCAATGTGGCGCGCATGAGCGCCTTGCTCGCCGGGCTGCCGCTGGAAGTGCCCGGTGGCACGGTCAACCGCCTGTGCGGCTCGGGTTTGGATGCCTTGGGCACGGCAGCGCGCGCCATCAAGTCGGGCGAAGCGGGCCTGATGATCGCCGGCGGCGTCGAGAGCATGAGCCGCGCGCCATTCGTCATGCCCAAGGCCGAGAGCGCCTTCAGCCGCAGCAATGCGGTGTATGACACGACGATTGGCTGGCGTTTCGTCAACAAGCTGATGAAGGCGCAGTACGGCGTCGATTCGATGCCCGAAACCGCCGAGAACGTCGCCACCGATTTCAACATCAGCCGCCAGGACCAGGACCAGATGGCTCTCAGCAGCCAGCTCAGGGCCGTCGCCGCGCAACAGGCCGGCCACCTGGCGCGTGAAATCGTCGGGGTGAGCATCCCCCAGAAAAAAGGCGATGCCATCCTTGTGGACCAGGACGAGCATCCGCGCGCCACCTCGATGGACGTGCTGGCAAAACTCAAGCCCATCGTGCGCCCGGACGGCACTGTGACGGCGGGCAACGCCAGCGGCGTGAACGATGGCGCCTGCGCGCTGCTGCTGGCCGATGAAGCCAGCGCCGCCAGGAACGGCTTGACGCCGCGTGCCCGCATCGTCGGCATGGCGACGGCTGGCGTGGCGCCGCGTGTCATGGGCATCGGCCCGGCGCCGGCGACGCAAAAGGTGCTGGCGCTGACGGGCCTGACCATCGCCCAGATGGACGTGATCGAACTCAACGAAGCGTTTGCCGCGCAGGGCCTGGCCGTTCTGCGCATGCTCGGCGTGCCGGACGACGACCCGCGCGTCAACGCCTGGGGCGGCGCGATTGCGCTGGGCCATCCGCTGGGCGCCAGCGGCGCGCGCCTGGCCACCACGGCGGTCAACCGGCTGCACCAGACCGGTGGCCGCTACGCGCTGTGCACCATGTGCATTGGCGTGGGGCAAGGCATTGCCGTGATCCTGGAACGGGTGTGA
- a CDS encoding SDR family NAD(P)-dependent oxidoreductase, translated as MTASLTPSTVVTGASSGIGRAIAEALLAQGNSVVNLDYVLPDWSHPQLVSYQADLTQEASTRERAAEIAARHNVTALVNNAGATRPGTIDTATTASLDDVVGLHLRAVLLLTQAFLPTLRACGQGRIVNMSSRAALGKVDRIVYSATKAGMIGMTRTLAMELGRDGITVNAIGPGPIATELFRKSNPEGAPQTQRILDSIAVGRMGTAGDVARAAMFFLSPDNGFVTGQVLYVCGGTTLGTAPI; from the coding sequence ATGACGGCATCCTTGACTCCAAGCACCGTGGTCACCGGCGCCAGTTCGGGCATTGGCCGGGCCATCGCCGAGGCCCTGCTGGCGCAAGGCAACAGCGTGGTCAACCTTGATTACGTTCTGCCCGACTGGAGCCATCCGCAGCTGGTGTCCTACCAGGCCGACCTGACGCAGGAAGCATCCACCCGCGAGCGCGCTGCCGAGATTGCCGCCCGGCACAACGTGACCGCGCTGGTCAACAACGCCGGCGCCACCCGTCCCGGCACCATCGACACCGCGACGACGGCCTCGCTGGATGACGTGGTCGGCCTGCACCTGCGCGCCGTCCTGCTGCTGACGCAGGCCTTTTTGCCGACCCTGCGCGCCTGCGGCCAGGGCCGCATCGTCAACATGTCCTCGCGCGCCGCGCTGGGCAAGGTGGACCGCATCGTCTATTCGGCCACCAAGGCCGGGATGATCGGCATGACGCGCACGCTGGCGATGGAGTTGGGGCGCGACGGCATCACGGTCAATGCGATTGGCCCGGGGCCGATTGCCACCGAACTGTTCCGCAAGAGCAACCCCGAGGGCGCGCCGCAGACCCAGCGCATCCTGGACAGCATTGCGGTCGGCCGCATGGGCACGGCAGGCGACGTGGCGCGCGCCGCCATGTTCTTCCTGTCGCCCGACAACGGCTTTGTGACCGGGCAGGTGCTGTACGTCTGCGGCGGCACCACGCTGGGCACCGCGCCGATCTGA
- a CDS encoding Bug family tripartite tricarboxylate transporter substrate binding protein: MSHSSVFTNASRRHFSFGALASAALLGSGLLAAVPAAAQAAYPSKTITIIVPFAAGGTTDILARIVGQALTAELGQTVIVDNRAGAGGNIGGQAAARAAADGYTLFMGTVGTHAINASLYKKMPFDPVKDFAPLTRVANVPNLLVANPAQPFKTVKELIAYAKANPGKLNFGSSGNGSSIHLSGELFKSMAKVDMQHVPYKGSAPAMTDLLGNQVAIMFDNMPSAIQHVRSGKLRAIAVTTAKRSPELPDVPTIAEAGVPGYEATSWFGLFAPAATPPAVVTRLNTAIAKVLAKPEVKKQINEQGAEVYSETPAQFAAFIQKESAKWSKVVKESGASLD, from the coding sequence ATGTCTCACTCATCTGTTTTCACCAACGCTTCACGCCGCCATTTCAGCTTCGGCGCGCTGGCCTCTGCTGCGCTGTTGGGGAGCGGCCTGCTGGCGGCCGTGCCCGCAGCGGCACAGGCTGCCTACCCGAGCAAGACCATCACCATCATCGTGCCCTTTGCGGCCGGCGGCACCACCGACATCCTGGCGCGCATCGTCGGCCAGGCGCTGACTGCCGAACTGGGCCAGACCGTCATTGTTGACAACCGCGCCGGCGCCGGCGGCAACATCGGCGGCCAGGCGGCGGCCCGGGCGGCGGCTGACGGCTACACGCTGTTCATGGGCACGGTCGGCACGCATGCGATCAATGCCAGCCTGTACAAGAAAATGCCGTTTGACCCGGTCAAGGACTTTGCGCCGCTGACGCGCGTGGCCAATGTGCCCAACCTGCTGGTCGCCAACCCGGCGCAGCCCTTCAAGACCGTCAAGGAACTGATCGCCTACGCCAAGGCCAATCCGGGCAAGCTCAACTTTGGCTCGTCGGGCAACGGCAGCTCCATCCACCTGTCGGGCGAGTTGTTCAAGTCGATGGCGAAAGTCGATATGCAGCATGTTCCCTACAAGGGCAGCGCCCCGGCCATGACCGACCTGCTGGGCAACCAGGTCGCCATCATGTTCGACAACATGCCGTCGGCCATCCAGCATGTGCGTTCGGGCAAGCTGCGCGCCATTGCCGTGACCACCGCCAAACGCTCGCCCGAACTGCCTGACGTGCCGACCATCGCCGAGGCCGGCGTTCCCGGCTACGAGGCGACCTCGTGGTTCGGCTTGTTCGCGCCGGCCGCCACGCCGCCCGCCGTGGTCACCCGGCTGAACACCGCCATCGCCAAGGTGCTGGCCAAGCCCGAAGTCAAAAAACAGATCAATGAGCAGGGCGCCGAGGTGTACAGCGAAACGCCGGCGCAGTTTGCCGCCTTCATCCAGAAGGAATCGGCGAAATGGAGCAAGGTCGTGAAGGAGTCCGGCGCGAGCCTGGACTGA